The following is a genomic window from Penaeus chinensis breed Huanghai No. 1 chromosome 38, ASM1920278v2, whole genome shotgun sequence.
ttgTTACGATGTAAACGGTCTTTACTTGCCACGTGTCAAAAGCTATTAAGAAAAAGCTATCAAGAAAATCTTTACTCGATaggtgatggaggaaaggagggcagaATAATATTTACACTAATAATACACATTTACaatcacaaatgcacacacacacacacacacacacacacacacacacacacacacacacacacacacacacacacaaacacaccttacATCTTGTATCGTtatatattttcccttcctctctccctctctccttctctccttctttccttctctccttccctcctcctctccttatctctctctctctctctctctctctctctctctctctctctctctctctctctctcctctccctctccctctccctctccctctcccactccctctttccctctccctctcaccctctttatctATAATATTTACACTGATAATACACATTTACaatcacaaatgcacacacacaaacacacacacacacacacacacacacacacacacacacacacacacacacacacacacacacacacagacacaacgcacacacgcacacacgcacagtcgcacacacgcacacacccacacacccacacacgcacacacgcgcacacttatatcgtttttgtttttctttttcttttttcatttctttttctttccttggtcttatctgcgtgtgtgtaaatgtatttataactcGACAATAGTGCTTTATCTTCCCCCGTTTGAAAATATAGAAAcagttaaaaataattattttaaattctTCAGCAATATCTCAATAATTTGAGAGACATGGAAAgccaaaatattttttatctttcaataGTCGTGGTACTCGacagaggaaaacaaatatatatgataaccgAGGGATTATAACTTCCCTGCGTGTATTccaaagaggaggaagtggttcTGAAGTTCCGCTGTTGTATTCTATTGTATTATGTTGTATATTGAAGGttgcctttttgtgtgtgtgtgtgttttgttttgttttgttttgttttgtgtcagTTGCAgtttaagagagggaaggatacaTAATGAGAatgagttaagaaaaaaaaaaagagaaagcatgaGATAAACACtaaaaatgaggaaataaaagagggacagaaacgaaccaacatcttaaaaaaaaataatcttgaaaacaaacaaacaaacaaaagaagataaaTGTTAAGAATTCGCCATATAAGGACACGAAACGCCCGGCATCACAAAGCCTTTGTCTCAACATTCTAGATAACCTTTATCAGGCAGAGACGCACGGGAGATAGACCAGCTTCACCGCGGAACCACCCCTAACCATTCACTCTGGTCGTCGGCGCTCTCACGACCACAACGACCAGGATGGAGCAGCACCAAGTAGTTCCCGATGTTTTGGATGAAGTCCCTCAGGATGTCATTCAGGTGGGTTGATCCCtttctcttgtctgtttgtctgtctgtcttgtttctcgttctctttcttggtctgtcttgatctctctttgttttctcgttttccttgtctcttgtctgtctgtctgtcttgtttctcgttctctttcttggtctgtcttgatctctcctttcttttctcgttttccttgtctcttgtctttcttgttatcttcctctctctttctctttatcttcctctttctctccttttcctgtgtttatgtctcctcttcttctctttctcttttaatatctctattaatgatatgatgacggaatttatattaacaataatactatagaTATTCAGCTCCAACCGTCacctctatttgtttatctatttgataTAGCTATTTACTTACCTTCTTaccaacctacttacctacctacctaactacctacccctacccacctacctacctacctacccacccacctacctacccacctacctacccacctacctacccacccacctacccacccacctacccacccacctacccacccacctacccacccacctacccacctaccttcctacctaccaaaacccacccacccacccacccacccacccactttccTGCCTACCCACTTTCctgcctacccacctacctaccttcccacctacctgcctacctacctacctacctacctacctacctacctacctacctacctgtctacctatttacctaccgtACTTTCCGTCAATCCCCGTCATTCCGCTTATCTCTCTTATTTACCAATTTATCCCCATAcatgtacatgagtgtgtatatttcTAACTTTACTGATAAAGGGTGGGAAACTCGCAACTGTCTGTAAAATAACCCATTGACAAATCTGctaatgcatttatttatctcttcatcaTATCAGAATATTCATCTACCAGTCTactaatacatctatctatctctccatctatcagtcCTCTCCAGAAATCTACCAGTTCTaccaacacatctatctatttctacatctATCATTCATCCCCACTAATCTACCAATCCTaccaacacatctatctatctatctgtctgcctctctatctatcagatCAAATACGGTGAGGTCGAGGTCAACAATGGCAACGTATTGACGCCCACGCAGGTCTTCTCCCCGCCCACCCACGTGAGCTGGCCGACGAAGGAGAATGCGCTCTATACACTTTGCAtgacaggtcaggtcaggtcaggttttttttttttttttttttttttttttttttttttttttttttatgatgatgccAGTGATGCAGGagagacgatggtgatgatgttggtcaAAAGCGGTAATGTGAtaaatgatgacgttgatgatgtcgatgataatgatgatggcaatgattggtatattaatggtgatgaaaatagcaataataacagtaatggtaataataatcaaaacatgatgatgatgataataataatgatgacagtaataatgacagtaatactgataaaattaatgatgacaataataataataaaagtaccaatacaagtaatgataatgataattataaattataataataatgataatgataataatgatagtagtagtagtaataatcataataataatgatgtgataatgataataataacaataatgataacaatactgatattgttattatgatcataataataataataataataataataataataataacgaccatagtaataataatagtgaagacaataacattaacaaataatATTTGCAAAAACATCACCGATCATGTTAGCAACAccgccaaaagaaaaaaaaaaaaaaaaaaaaaaaagtctgacgtCAGTCCTGTATTCAAATAAACACGCTCCGTTTACTTTTGTGCGTTCGTatactttatttgttttgtgtttgcggGTACGAAACTCTTGTGGTGAGAGTCATTACGCGAAATGAAGATAGCCTGAAGGAATCTCTttgtttcaggattttttttttttttcttttttcgttttttttttatgtactttttgttgttgtgtttgtgtctgctttGCACTTCTAAATTCATGtgttttcgtgttgttgttgttttctttgtctttggtgttatttcttcttgtttgtttgttgtttttcttcgttctgtttttatgtcttcttctcctattattcttcgtttatctttcttctttttcttctaatctttgtttcttcttcctcttattattattttcttacttctccttcttctcccttttcttcacctgTCGCTGTTGAAAGAAATGAGTTTTATTGTTCAGAAtgtatgctttgtgtgtgtgtgtgtgtgtgtgtgtgtgtgtgtgtgtgtgtgtatacatacacatatatatttatttatttatttatttatatttatatttttttcgttttttttttttcaaacttattTACAACTTTCTGTACTGGACTTTAATTagtcaacactttttttttaatttaacctCATCGCACATTGATTTATTTtggtttctattttcctttcttccttaatcACCTGCTTACTCATATTCCATTTCCTAGACGTGAGATTAAATTCTATTCACTTCACATTCTTGAATTGAATAACATTGcatatgtattttcatttctgGGTATTTTTCCTCCGCCGTGAACTCAATATCCTCTTCCTAATCATCTAGGGCTCCGGGGCATATTCAGAATTCAAAACAACTTTGAATACAGtacatatcccccccctccccctccccctatcttttTGATATTctgcgtccttctcctcctctattttccaGTCCTATTTCGTAAGTAAGTATATTGATCCTAGGACTTAATCCAATCTCTAAGCTTACGTATGtattctctcttgtctgtctctctctctctctctctctctctctctctctctctctctctctctctctctctctctctctctctctctctctctctctctctctctctctctctctctctctctctctctctctctctccccctctccctctccccctccccctcccccccctccctccctctccttcccctctctctctacctctccctctctcccttgccctcttgccctccccccttctctctctccctccccctctctctctctccctctctccctccctctctccttccccctctccctctctccctcccccttcccccttacccctctccctccctctctccttccccctctccctctctccctcccccttcccccttacccctctccctctccccctcgccctcgcctctctctctctctctctctctctctctctctctctctctctctctctctctctctctctctctctctctctctctctctctgtcttcctccctctctctctgtcttcctccctctctctctcttcctccctctctctctctctttcctccatctctctctctctctcttcctcctctctctctctctctctcttcctctctctctctctctctctctctctctctctctctctctctctctctctctctctctctctctctctctctctctctctctcttcgactttctccttcccattcttagCGAATTCATACTCTGTTAGTAATCTCTTGGCCTGTTTTATTgacaggaagatatatatatatatatatatatatatatatatatatatatatatatatatatatatattagcctttCAAACAGAATAACGTTTTTTCCCCCTCGTTCTACTGcacaccctccttcctcttctatcttcccccAACCTTACAGACCTCTCAacctttcagtaaaaaaaaaaagtaatacataaaaaaaaaaaaactctccccaAACTTTAAATATCAGTTCTTCAAAATGAACTACAAtactcatatattttttcctccacTGCTGTTtaatatcctcctcctttccctccccccccccccccccgcggccccAGACCCGGACGCCCCCAGCCGCCAGGAGCCGAAATTCCGCGAGTTTCACCACTGGCTCGTCGTCAACATCCCCGGCAGCGACTTAGCCCGCGGTGACGTCCTCTCTGGCTACGTGGGATCTGGACCTCCCGAGGGCACAGGTGAAATgataataccttttttttttttaatgtagagattttttgtttttttatttggggTTACtggggaaatatatattttttctgtatatcttttGGGTATTGTGGATATTAATAGGGAAGATAAGAATTTTTTTTGATGGTTTTACTATGATTACAGATAAGATAAGACTTTTTAGTCGTAGATTTTTGTTACTGTCGGTTCAGTCGAGATAAgaattatatattgttaatattgtgatGTGAATAACTGTCTGATTTTATTATTAAACACATTTACTGTGTATAGGGAGAGATATCAATCACTAATGAAATTCGTGACACGGCCGATCATCAGTTAAACAAGGAAGTACTTCATAACAAACCAATAaccttaatgataatagcaacaccaacagctaaaacaaaaacaaccaaaaattacatcatcaaccatcataaacacaaacaactaaaccccaaaaataacaaaataacacacCGATAACGCAGACCAGCACAAACGACCGAATGAACGACGACAGCAATCACGGTGACACTAACTCTGAATTCAACCCCGCCCTTGGGACCGCTTGCTTCCGTGTAGGATATAACGGCAGTGATATAGCATAGGACCTGCCCCAGTTGTAGGATCTGTTCCAGCGCCttgctcagcctcctcctccctgcgCCCTAATCTCATCACGGCCTTGACATTGCTACCATTAGGCGGGTTTTCTATCTAATCGCCCAGAGCGGCCTCCATAACAGTCATTAAGATAGAAACGTATTCTTAGAGGTAGtaacggtgtatgtgtgtgttatgtatgtatattgcctCTATATCTCTATGGAAACCTGAGTGTAAATTTAAGAATATTTCttgttatattaatttatgtCGTGAGAACTGAAACAATATTTACGGTATCTATTCGCACATCCAACCAATGTTAAATATTTGTTTGGATTCTACTGTACATAAGCCTACTAATAAATCCCATATCCCCACGTTCTAAGGATCACCCACGTCTTCCATCGAAATGCTGTGTTTGGTAACTAAATACGAGTATTTGAAACCCTCTCTCCCTAGCGCCATTTTTCATTCCAGGTTTGCATCGGTATGTGTTCATTGTGTACGAACAGCCAGGCGCCCTTGAGTGCGACGAGCCAATCATCTCAAAGAACTCAGGTACGGcttctgcacaaacacacacatacgcatgtatatatttatacacacacacacacacacacacacacacacacacacatacacatacacatacacatacatatatatatatgtgtatgtgtatatgtgtgtgtgtctgtatgtttgtgtgtgtgtgtgtgtgtgtgtgtgtgtgtgtgtgtgtgtgtgtgtgcatatatatttatatttatttatagcacacacgcacacacacacacacacacacacacacacactcacacacacacacacacacacacacacacacacacacacacacacacacacacagtcacacgcacacgcacacgcacacgcacacacgcacacgcacacgcacacacacacacacacacacacacacacacacacacacacagacacacacatacacacacacacacacacacacacacacacacacacacacacatatatatatgtgtgtgtgtgtgtgtgtgtgtgtgtgtgtgtatgtgtgcatatatatttatatttatttatagcacacacacacacacacacacacacacacacacacacacacacacacacacacacacacacacagtcacacgcacacacgcacacgcacacgcacacacacacacacacacacacacacacacacacacacacacacacacacacacacacacacacacacacatacacatacatacacacacacacacacacacacacatatatatatgtgtgtgttccatACCTTATTCGTGAATCACACATACATCTGTCGAGAGTAAGATTTCTCCTTTGAAGATACCGTTTTATAACATGTTCCAAGATACTAATAGGTTGATGTTTAATTTTCAAAGAATACCAAGAGATtaacatggtaaaaaaaaatactgttcagAAAATACGAAGATgtaaaacaatgttttttttttaaataatatatactaatggtacaaataaaaatactaaaagagATACTGTTTCAGAACATCAAAACAGTTTGTAAGGAAGCAGCGTTCTTTTACCGAGTTCCAAATGCGACtggcctcctccctttcctctcactgtCACTTCACGTTTCATATTCATTAACTAATAGTTTCTTTGCATAATTAAGTACCCGTCTAGCCTACAGGAATCGGGAAGTTGTTCTAcctaaaatcatatatgtattctctccctccctccctttctctccctctctctcccctctctctctctctctctctctctctctctctctctctctctctctctctctctctctctccctctctctctctctctctctctctctctctctctctctctctctctctctctccccctctccctccctctccctccccccctccctctccctccccctcccccctccctctccctcccccctccctctccctcccccctccctctccctcccccctccctcctccctcctccctctcttgtttaTCCCGATAAAACGCCACAGCGCCGCGACTTTTTATAAGATTTCTAATTTATAAACAATAACCCAAACTTTCATATAAACTTTTTCCCCCACAGCCGACCACCGCCGCAGCTTCAGCATCCGCAAATTCGCCGCGAAGTACAACCTGCGTCTGTCTGCCGGAAACTTCTACCAGGCGGAGTACGACCCGACCACCGTCCTCGTCCACAAGCAGCTGGGGATTCGCAAGTGAAGGTCCTTATTATGGAGTTAAGCCTCCTGTAAATCCtcttaaagggaaagaaaattggAACCttcattagaattttttttttttttttacttatgttacagttgtaagggggggggggaaatcgtaAATAAAACAGTTGGAATCACCAAggaatatttatttgtatcacagttgtaaaaacaaaagcgaatcgtaTACAAATCAAAACACTGGGATCATCAAAATTATATGTTATATCAGCTGAAAAAAAGgactcttcattaaaaaaaaatatgttatctaTCTCACACTTGTCGAACAATAAACAACGGCAATAAAATTTAGACCATCACGCGTTTTATTGCCAGGAGAAATATTCAGGTCATACATCTTTCGAAAACAATCTACCGTTGTTCAGTAAAAGCGAGTTCTCCATCTACAAAATTCATTAACTGGGGAAAAATAAGTCAGACCTGCTTCACATATGGTGGGAAAACAAGCTTGTGttcgtattgttttgttttttttttatttattttttgcggtGCATGAAAACCACAACTGAAACAAGCGGTTGCAATATCAATTACGGTCTAAACCATACCTTCGGTttctatatacatgaacataaaaTCAAACATTGGCATTaaacagagacatatacataaatgcatagacaCGTGCATATAACAAACACATATTTCCGTAGTGTTAAACGGGTGCATAGACAGTCCgatagacaaaaatatacattacCATTATGATGCAAATATGTTATTAcccgagaaaaaaaacattggcaCTGTCACAGTATATAAGGTTAGCCTGTCACATGCACAATCTAAATTCAAGAACTGTGAAGCATTAATTCTATGTACTTTTTATCAAGGGTCTTAGAATAATTAACCAAAGTAATGGGTACATAGTGTATCACTCTGAAATATTAAAAAGCGTTTATCTAGAGAGAGACTATTTTCAAAAGATGTCGTTCCCGAAGGTAATACTGAGAAATTAATGTCACCGTTTGGAGAATATCCATTTATTATAATGCTAAAAATTTACATGGTCTTATTACACCAACAGAAATTATGACTTCACTTAATATCAAATTAAAGGTAAAGGCAGATCCCAGTGcatgataagaataaaagagggaggtagcgctggaagggaggagagggggaagggagagagagagagagaggtggaaggaaagggagagaggtggaggaatagagggagggacggaaagggaggaatagggatagagagggagagggagggggagggggagggggagagagagagagagagagagaaggcattaAACATGGTAAATTGTTTAAAGTAAAGCAGCAtgttaacaattataaaaaaaaaaaaaatcaacttcgtACACAACAGAATAGCAtctcctaaaaaaagaaagaaaagcaaagaaattcATCCATTAACCTTTTCTGGTGAGCCACATGATAAAGTAATTACCTTGAAAAATGGCATTTAACGTATTCCACTtcccttttcttgcctttttttcccatctctctgttcttctcattCTTTGCTTCTACCTATCACTACTTCAGAATCCCTTCCAGAACATTCTTCTCATCCAGTTCTTGGTCCTGGCGTTCGACCGTTCTCTGTTCTTCCACCTCCCATGTTTCTTGTACTGACATTCAACCGAACCTTTCCTGGCTTCGTTCCAGCTCATTAAGGCCTAGTTCCCTGTGTGGATTTCCCGCGGTCGAGTCTAATTTGAAATTTGAAATAAATTTGAATCATAAGCTTGTTAATTCAAAGATGTGAGGTGAATCAAATAAAGCTGATAAGGGGAAGAGTGGAATTTGT
Proteins encoded in this region:
- the LOC125046222 gene encoding protein D3-like, which encodes MEQHQVVPDVLDEVPQDVIQIKYGEVEVNNGNVLTPTQVFSPPTHVSWPTKENALYTLCMTDPDAPSRQEPKFREFHHWLVVNIPGSDLARGDVLSGYVGSGPPEGTGLHRYVFIVYEQPGALECDEPIISKNSADHRRSFSIRKFAAKYNLRLSAGNFYQAEYDPTTVLVHKQLGIRK